One region of Halomonas huangheensis genomic DNA includes:
- a CDS encoding 2OG-Fe(II) oxygenase, translating into MSYPEPCLLPTEQINALIDSLVEHGWYIGQQVLDPALCQALHQEVTIRAQQQSMSRAGVGRGKEHELREDIRGDAIHWLNRETLAQRRYLDAMRELQQAINVSLYLGLFEYEAHFAHYPAGAFYRRHLDSFRGRANRVVSTVGYLNADWPQDAGGEMVIFDQHDPERELARVTPDAGTFVCFLADRIPHEVLPTHQPRASIAGWFRRNASLGGVVDPAR; encoded by the coding sequence ATGAGCTATCCCGAGCCCTGCCTGCTTCCCACTGAGCAGATCAATGCCTTGATCGACTCGCTGGTCGAACACGGCTGGTATATCGGTCAACAGGTGCTGGACCCAGCGCTATGCCAGGCATTGCATCAGGAAGTCACAATCCGCGCTCAACAGCAATCAATGAGCCGTGCTGGCGTCGGTCGAGGCAAGGAGCATGAATTGCGTGAGGATATCCGCGGCGATGCCATTCACTGGCTGAATCGGGAAACGCTCGCACAACGGCGCTACCTTGATGCCATGCGGGAACTGCAGCAGGCCATCAACGTCAGCCTGTACCTGGGACTGTTCGAGTATGAGGCACATTTTGCTCACTACCCTGCCGGAGCCTTCTACCGCCGCCATCTCGACAGCTTTCGTGGCCGAGCCAATCGCGTGGTATCCACGGTAGGCTATCTCAATGCCGACTGGCCTCAGGACGCAGGGGGTGAAATGGTAATCTTCGATCAGCATGATCCCGAAAGGGAGCTTGCCAGGGTCACACCCGATGCCGGAACCTTCGTCTGCTTTCTCGCCGATCGGATTCCCCATGAAGTCCTGCCGACGCATCAACCCAGGGCCAGTATCGCTGGCTGGTTCCGTCGCAACGCTTCGTTGGGCGGTGTGGTCGATCCCGCTCGCTGA